A region of the Paracoccaceae bacterium genome:
TCGCCGTCCTGACGGTGTCGGACACCCGGACGGCGGCCGAGGACCGGTCGGGCGACACGCTGGTGGAACGGCTGACCGGGGCCGGGCACCTGCTGGCAGCGCGCGATATCGTGCGGGACGAAAGGGCAGACATCGCCGCACTGTTGCGCCGCTGGATCGCCGATCCGGGTGTGGACGTGATCCTGACCACGGGCGGCACCGGCCTGACCGGCCGCGACGTGACGGTCGAGGCGCATCGCGACGTCTATGAGAAGGAAATCGAGGCCTTCGGCACGGTATTCACCATCGTCAGCATGCAG
Encoded here:
- the moaB gene encoding molybdenum cofactor biosynthesis protein B, translating into MNRIDETRAFIPVRIAVLTVSDTRTAAEDRSGDTLVERLTGAGHLLAARDIVRDERADIAALLRRWIADPGVDVILTTGGTGLTGRDVTVEAHRDVYEKEIEAFGTVFTIVSMQKIGTSAVQSRACGGVAGGTYLFALPGSPGACRDAWDEILKWQFDYRHRPCNFVEIFPRLDEHQRRK